A window from Fibrobacter sp. UWT2 encodes these proteins:
- a CDS encoding DNA translocase FtsK, whose amino-acid sequence MATQKKSTSKKAGKSVKSSKKDDFSPSEQGFGSILGGWSLVGFGLILMLGCVCSAYSGVKENFLGPYLGKMFPDALAFVFGRVASLIVSSALVLWGAALVSVSRRGRFVRYAVGLSLLSVVFSFLFSLRNYGVAKVSKDALIQGGGALGQFFNQFVVTPLFGKALLLPVCISLAVIGLILVIAFGLRPRHFKFVVQTTNWLKSVFHKKDLVDGGYEPVDARRMPQVQTNMDLPGAGLPRGVYMDDNTVNIKPDGFKIRRKGKVTPFNGRSNWMDDEFSLNGTTDEVPNLPDEVLQTVTPRRAKEMAPQPDSTSNVVGGYNLDEDPEIRRLEDYLRQNGSKMNALEIVEVKEKIAALKRARDLIAWEKDHRGRMQVKGDVRREGGVTGSMATRTVAAPMPTGTMPAAKGATQRSMTQVPAQNPDERTVMAGEPTVGNAAPFNAEDLLGGDGAQTIDVPASDDDTFVPEVYGADDVGEVPEIPDATLGASIGDVPSGNSTSGMKAAPIPQRDPTTVYDEYKVPAISDILEEHEPQTADYSEDELNAIGKMLEEKLENFKVKGRVIGCETGPMITRFEVEPGPGMKVSRFSALQEDLALPLRVSSVRILAPIPGKAAVGIEIPNRKFQTVYSLDVFQSEKFKPSPEKILVALGKDITGEAFTMDLAKAPHLLIAGQTGSGKSVCINALMASMLFSKTPDELRMILVDPKAVELKMYENIPHLLAPVITKPEIAIQALQWLCYEMDRRTEVLAAAKVRNIGGFNAKFEAGELPDEVPEEDRSHRMAFIVVIIDEMADLMMVAGKEIEKNVARLAAKARAVGIHLVLATQRPSVKVITGIIKANLPTRISFKVASQIDARTVMDHAGAEKLLGRGDMLYKAVNDPEPVRVHGAFLSDEEAEKLADACSDQNVFYPQVESFDVSDGEGDEDGEGGGKDLGKLDKLLYDVAVWAVECRGLSTSAVQRHFSVGFSRAGKIVDQLYSLGVCGPAKGNSKPRAMLLGIEEIQSMQRSGKFG is encoded by the coding sequence TTGGCTACTCAAAAGAAATCGACATCAAAAAAAGCGGGAAAATCGGTAAAGTCTTCTAAAAAAGACGATTTTTCGCCTTCTGAACAGGGTTTTGGCTCCATTCTTGGGGGTTGGTCCCTGGTGGGCTTTGGCCTTATATTGATGCTTGGCTGCGTTTGTTCGGCTTATAGCGGCGTAAAGGAAAACTTCTTGGGCCCTTATTTGGGGAAAATGTTCCCTGATGCGTTGGCATTCGTTTTTGGTCGAGTCGCCTCGCTGATTGTTTCTTCGGCATTGGTTCTGTGGGGGGCCGCCTTGGTGTCTGTTTCGAGGCGAGGCCGTTTTGTCCGTTATGCGGTCGGTCTTTCCCTTTTGTCGGTGGTGTTTTCCTTCCTCTTCTCGCTCCGGAATTACGGCGTGGCGAAGGTTTCCAAGGATGCCCTGATTCAGGGCGGTGGCGCCCTCGGTCAGTTCTTTAATCAGTTTGTGGTGACTCCGCTTTTTGGAAAGGCTCTCTTGTTGCCTGTCTGCATTTCGCTTGCGGTGATTGGCTTGATTCTGGTGATCGCCTTTGGACTTCGCCCGAGACACTTCAAGTTCGTGGTGCAGACGACGAATTGGCTCAAGTCGGTGTTCCATAAGAAGGACTTGGTGGACGGCGGTTATGAACCGGTGGATGCCCGCCGTATGCCCCAGGTGCAGACCAATATGGACTTGCCGGGTGCAGGGTTACCTCGTGGCGTCTACATGGACGACAATACGGTGAATATCAAACCCGATGGTTTCAAGATTCGTCGCAAGGGCAAGGTGACGCCTTTCAACGGTCGCAGCAACTGGATGGATGACGAATTCAGCTTGAACGGAACTACGGACGAAGTGCCGAACCTTCCGGATGAAGTCCTGCAGACGGTAACGCCGCGTCGTGCAAAGGAAATGGCTCCGCAGCCGGATTCCACGAGCAATGTGGTTGGCGGCTATAACTTGGACGAAGATCCCGAAATCCGCAGACTTGAAGATTACTTGCGCCAGAACGGCAGCAAGATGAACGCCCTTGAAATCGTGGAAGTCAAGGAAAAGATTGCTGCCCTCAAGCGCGCCCGCGACCTGATTGCCTGGGAAAAGGATCACCGCGGTCGTATGCAGGTGAAGGGCGATGTGCGTCGTGAAGGGGGCGTGACGGGCTCTATGGCGACACGTACGGTAGCCGCTCCGATGCCGACAGGAACGATGCCTGCCGCGAAGGGCGCTACGCAAAGGTCGATGACGCAGGTTCCCGCACAAAATCCTGACGAACGTACGGTGATGGCGGGCGAGCCGACGGTTGGTAATGCGGCTCCCTTTAATGCCGAAGACTTGCTCGGCGGCGATGGTGCTCAAACAATAGATGTGCCTGCCTCTGATGACGATACTTTTGTGCCCGAAGTTTACGGCGCCGATGATGTGGGCGAGGTCCCTGAAATTCCGGACGCGACGCTGGGAGCCTCGATTGGGGATGTGCCGAGTGGCAACTCCACTTCGGGTATGAAGGCCGCTCCTATCCCGCAGCGTGATCCGACGACCGTCTATGATGAATATAAGGTGCCGGCCATTAGCGACATCCTGGAAGAACATGAGCCGCAGACTGCCGATTACAGCGAAGATGAATTGAACGCTATCGGCAAGATGCTTGAAGAAAAGCTTGAAAACTTCAAGGTAAAGGGCCGCGTGATCGGTTGTGAAACGGGCCCGATGATTACTCGCTTTGAAGTGGAACCGGGCCCGGGCATGAAGGTGAGCCGATTCTCCGCTTTGCAAGAAGACTTGGCGCTTCCGCTTCGAGTCTCGTCGGTGCGTATTTTGGCCCCGATTCCGGGCAAGGCTGCCGTCGGTATCGAAATTCCGAATCGCAAGTTCCAGACGGTGTACAGCCTCGATGTGTTCCAGAGTGAAAAGTTCAAGCCGTCTCCCGAAAAGATTCTGGTGGCGCTCGGTAAAGACATTACCGGCGAAGCGTTCACGATGGACTTGGCCAAGGCCCCGCACTTGCTGATTGCCGGTCAGACGGGTTCCGGTAAGTCGGTCTGCATTAACGCACTCATGGCTTCGATGCTTTTCAGTAAGACTCCTGACGAACTCCGCATGATTTTGGTGGACCCGAAGGCGGTGGAACTGAAGATGTACGAAAACATCCCGCACTTGCTGGCTCCGGTGATTACCAAGCCCGAAATCGCGATTCAGGCGTTGCAGTGGCTGTGCTATGAAATGGACCGCCGTACTGAAGTCTTGGCGGCTGCAAAGGTACGTAATATTGGTGGCTTTAATGCCAAGTTCGAAGCGGGCGAGTTGCCCGACGAAGTGCCTGAAGAAGACCGTAGTCACCGTATGGCGTTCATCGTGGTAATTATTGATGAAATGGCGGACCTCATGATGGTCGCTGGCAAGGAAATTGAAAAGAACGTGGCGCGCCTTGCCGCAAAGGCTCGTGCCGTGGGCATTCATCTGGTGCTTGCAACGCAGCGCCCCTCTGTGAAGGTCATCACCGGTATCATCAAGGCGAACTTGCCGACGCGAATCAGCTTCAAGGTGGCATCTCAGATTGACGCCCGCACGGTCATGGACCATGCCGGCGCCGAAAAGCTTCTGGGTCGCGGCGACATGCTTTACAAGGCCGTGAACGATCCTGAACCGGTGCGTGTCCATGGCGCCTTCCTCAGCGATGAAGAAGCAGAAAAGCTTGCCGATGCCTGCTCCGACCAGAACGTGTTCTACCCGCAGGTGGAATCGTTCGACGTCAGCGACGGCGAAGGCGACGAAGACGGCGAGGGCGGAGGCAAGGACTTGGGCAAGCTCGACAAGCTACTTTACGATGTGGCCGTTTGGGCGGTCGAATGCCGCGGGCTTTCGACCTCGGCGGTGCAGCGCCACTTTAGCGTGGGCTTCAGCCGAGCCGGTAAAATTGTGGACCAACTTTACAGCCTCGGGGTGTGTGGCCCTGCCAAGGGCAACTCCAAACCCCGCGCCATGCTGCTTGGAATCGAAGAAATCCAGAGCATGCAACGCTCCGGAAAATTCGGGTAA
- a CDS encoding PP2C family protein-serine/threonine phosphatase, with amino-acid sequence MTYEQIADTLFVEISVFTTLLTAFMLYNNIVLYKMSFKDKLSIMLVSATVLSAFDGIWHFVDGNLTYKILNYACAYIFAIAMMLGTSMFTRFSLNQFGLKMSSKKLHYALFIAPTVLTVILCLTTPWTSLVYSINEHGEIQYGIIFDYCLVPIAFMYASSPLLQSIYYLIRRRKSNAEKKFYAQCILVTSLLIAGIEFIQLFILELDENYLETSLSSAIALTFFTTNVNTNRFVKNREKIVAVETDLNLAANIQTGSLPSAEGALVNHPDIIIYATMDTAKEVGGDFYDFFEIDGTHIAFVIADISGKGVPAALFSMTVKTMIKDHASMKLSTAQISTDVNRILCECNPEEMFATAWIGILDTTTRIMKFTNAGHNAPCFARKGENFEFLKNKHGLFLAGMDDTQYKESEIQLQDGDSLLIYTDGLTEAHNGSGELYGEERLLKKLNSADVRGGKAFLTQIKEDLQAFVGNAEQFDDITMLSISLR; translated from the coding sequence ATGACCTATGAACAAATTGCAGATACCCTGTTTGTAGAAATATCCGTTTTCACGACCTTGCTAACCGCATTCATGTTGTACAACAACATCGTACTGTACAAGATGAGTTTCAAGGACAAGCTTTCCATTATGCTTGTGTCGGCAACGGTCTTGTCTGCTTTTGACGGAATCTGGCATTTTGTAGATGGGAATCTTACATACAAGATCCTTAATTATGCCTGTGCCTATATTTTTGCAATTGCAATGATGCTTGGAACATCGATGTTTACGCGATTCTCGTTGAATCAATTTGGACTCAAGATGAGTTCAAAAAAATTGCACTACGCGCTATTTATCGCACCCACCGTTCTTACCGTTATTTTATGCCTAACGACACCTTGGACCAGCCTAGTATATTCCATCAACGAACATGGAGAAATTCAATATGGCATAATCTTTGATTATTGCTTGGTACCGATTGCTTTCATGTACGCAAGTTCACCATTGTTACAGTCCATCTATTACTTAATCCGACGCCGAAAATCAAATGCGGAAAAGAAATTCTACGCTCAATGTATTTTGGTAACCTCCTTATTGATTGCAGGAATTGAGTTTATTCAGCTATTCATCTTGGAACTTGATGAAAATTATCTAGAAACCAGTCTTTCATCCGCCATCGCGCTCACCTTCTTTACAACAAACGTGAACACGAATAGATTCGTCAAGAATCGCGAGAAAATAGTGGCCGTCGAAACCGACCTGAACCTCGCCGCAAACATTCAAACAGGTTCTCTTCCTTCCGCAGAGGGCGCTCTTGTCAACCACCCCGACATAATCATCTACGCAACCATGGATACTGCCAAGGAGGTCGGCGGAGATTTTTACGATTTCTTTGAAATCGACGGCACGCATATCGCATTTGTCATCGCCGATATTTCGGGCAAAGGTGTTCCCGCGGCCCTCTTCTCGATGACCGTGAAGACTATGATCAAAGACCATGCTTCGATGAAACTGTCCACGGCTCAGATCTCTACCGATGTCAACCGAATCCTGTGTGAATGCAACCCCGAAGAAATGTTTGCCACAGCATGGATTGGCATTCTAGACACCACGACACGCATCATGAAATTCACAAATGCAGGCCACAACGCCCCCTGTTTTGCAAGAAAGGGCGAAAATTTTGAATTTTTGAAGAACAAGCATGGGTTATTCCTTGCAGGCATGGACGATACACAGTACAAGGAATCCGAGATTCAATTACAGGATGGCGACAGCCTTTTAATCTATACCGACGGATTAACCGAAGCGCACAACGGCTCAGGGGAACTTTATGGCGAAGAGAGACTGCTGAAAAAACTCAATTCGGCCGATGTTCGTGGCGGCAAAGCATTCTTGACTCAGATCAAGGAAGACCTGCAAGCTTTTGTGGGAAATGCCGAACAATTCGACGACATTACCATGTTGTCCATTTCTCTCAGGTAG
- a CDS encoding MATE family efflux transporter — protein sequence MSKTFLSKKFLSLLVSGTVYMIVVPILLLSDSVIAGLVLGETSVAGISLVTPAYSLAAFFGGILSIGVPILYNRAMGEFDQAKATQYFRVGLTAAVSIGVLLFLAFTLLGDTYLHFFKATPAVFEQAKQYFFWYKLTILILPLFLLMCEAVFSDGDDTISTIAGILQLVVNIALSIVLAKSMGIEGIALGSFIGTALALLVTSLHLFKKGNSLKIGFHFSIAKIFHIAKYSTIDASTYLFFACFAVIVEKYITSAFGSEMLIIASVIFFAKEFQIIFDGIGEAITPLINIYLGEESYRGIKNCYRLAQKAAVVEGVLMTVIIAAAAPLIVKIYGIENPEIAEEAINGARIIALGLTGTSLLYLLSSYYLLINKIFLGALLCGLRDVIVAAPFLFILGEKFGIYGFFIGIALSSIFAYIVSALFIRTKYGKENYPLLLADKEKRLNYRFYELKLEPKLIIDVQKQIERYLQENGINKKIIAKVKLLIEELFMLVFEKNGNAATYAECSVFIREDGIQIITKDDGILFDLSNDDVIAGSITEFMVSGYMEKMKNNKMYLTTMSYNRNTFKVKFEA from the coding sequence ATGAGCAAGACTTTTCTGTCTAAAAAATTTCTTTCGCTACTGGTTTCGGGAACAGTCTACATGATTGTCGTTCCAATCCTGTTGCTGTCGGATTCCGTGATTGCAGGCCTTGTCTTAGGAGAAACGAGCGTCGCCGGCATCAGCCTCGTAACCCCCGCATATTCTCTAGCCGCTTTTTTTGGCGGAATCCTTTCGATTGGCGTTCCCATCTTGTACAACCGCGCCATGGGAGAATTCGATCAAGCGAAAGCAACCCAGTATTTCAGGGTCGGATTGACCGCTGCTGTTAGCATAGGCGTACTCTTGTTCTTAGCCTTTACGCTGTTGGGCGATACCTATCTCCATTTTTTCAAAGCGACCCCCGCTGTTTTTGAACAGGCCAAGCAGTATTTCTTTTGGTACAAGCTAACCATTCTGATTTTGCCTTTATTCCTACTGATGTGCGAAGCCGTATTTTCAGATGGAGACGACACGATTAGCACAATCGCAGGCATCTTACAGCTAGTTGTCAACATCGCCCTCTCCATCGTCCTAGCAAAATCCATGGGCATCGAAGGAATCGCCCTGGGTTCGTTTATCGGTACCGCACTTGCACTTTTAGTGACTAGTCTCCACTTATTCAAAAAAGGAAACTCGCTAAAAATCGGATTTCACTTTTCAATTGCAAAAATTTTTCACATAGCGAAATACAGTACGATCGATGCGAGCACCTATCTATTTTTCGCCTGCTTTGCCGTGATTGTCGAAAAATACATCACATCCGCATTCGGTTCTGAAATGCTGATTATCGCCTCCGTTATTTTCTTTGCAAAAGAGTTTCAGATTATTTTTGACGGCATCGGCGAAGCCATTACACCCCTCATCAACATCTATCTAGGCGAAGAATCCTACCGCGGCATTAAAAATTGCTACAGGCTCGCGCAGAAAGCGGCTGTTGTCGAAGGGGTTTTAATGACCGTCATCATCGCGGCAGCGGCTCCACTCATCGTAAAAATTTATGGCATCGAGAATCCAGAAATCGCCGAGGAGGCCATCAACGGGGCACGCATTATTGCACTTGGGCTCACCGGAACCAGTCTTCTCTACTTGCTCTCTTCGTATTATCTGCTCATCAACAAGATTTTTCTTGGGGCACTTCTCTGCGGATTACGCGACGTGATTGTCGCCGCCCCCTTCCTATTCATTCTCGGCGAAAAATTTGGAATTTACGGTTTCTTTATCGGGATAGCCCTTTCGAGTATTTTCGCCTACATCGTCTCGGCTCTATTCATCCGCACCAAATACGGCAAAGAAAACTACCCGTTGCTACTTGCAGATAAAGAAAAACGACTGAACTACCGCTTCTACGAACTTAAGCTGGAGCCGAAATTGATTATTGATGTTCAAAAGCAGATAGAGCGATACCTTCAGGAAAATGGCATCAACAAAAAAATCATAGCCAAAGTCAAATTGCTCATTGAAGAACTTTTTATGCTTGTTTTTGAGAAAAACGGGAACGCGGCAACCTATGCGGAATGTTCCGTCTTTATTCGAGAAGATGGAATCCAGATTATCACCAAGGACGATGGCATTTTATTTGACTTATCAAATGACGATGTAATCGCGGGTTCCATAACCGAGTTCATGGTTTCGGGCTACATGGAAAAAATGAAAAATAACAAGATGTACCTCACGACCATGAGTTACAACCGTAACACATTCAAGGTAAAATTCGAGGCATAA
- a CDS encoding amino acid adenylation domain-containing protein produces MAKEKFFAVHDKLTEHAQMTPGAIAVICADKEFSYKELDQESDYLAASLFALIPEIRQGDFITLVLDRSFSIHIAIMGVLKTGAAFIPLTLDTPPERIAYSINDSKSKAIITTEKIKAELLETNKCACKIFTLEELLAKAKKEHLKKQVVHVSPDDMAMCIYTSGSTGNPKGVTLNHRAIYEEFFPEQWIAIAQYQIHRLADISPFTFILFYTGFFYCIYAGALFYLNKENELKDLTKFSEQIKKYQLDSVIGIPSFIEILLSAADKEKFESIIGLYMGGEPLSPEHATKIFSKLPTVKIINGYGTTETCSMAVCKVLQNTTSSFTNGIPYQTKVFIVDEEGNELGPNQKGELLIQGKTLSCGYLNRPDDTAKSFIEYRGERTYKSGDLAYRTDSGEIVICGRTDDMVKLNGQRIELQEIEQSILKIEAIKQATVILKTTEKENFLVAFIVADSDISTKAIKEELSRFLPPYMIPSVFVTLDKMPLNKHGKIDKKSLKTMDISFKHLNEDSSEISIENILCSAVKKVLDLKKDPTKEDNFFELGGSSISAVELIIEIEKHHLTLTVSDIYYRKTIDRIAKKIQSNKNTDDNEKYEEQCRKKTFNIKAEQDFFLSEEEQKSGSNYVYNFSYVVTLGNQYDEKKICEAVDKTLQKHPMMMSIFSKDETGKYSVSYRPELIKKTELWHTSEKEFNKFKEKPERPFNLFGEHLYRTKVIVTEKNKYLFIEVHHSLGDYYSCFIFSVQIFNEYYQEKSGEDFYYSYLQDLENTKKSTKYAEAKRYYESLKGDSKWCCVLEYDHTKSFGKSAYLDYDLGISLDQMNQAEKRRSTSRNELSIAAAILALSEMAGKKKICYTWTYDNRKEGKYLETIGSFEENLPIFIDLEKTDSPSKVLSEISEQILKGIFYSECLGDIFYNDELDTYTLEIIYQKQVHENTMLNLIPPEVQIEEVGLNRNAAMPFEIEVRESPSGLSLFIEYAENLYTPKQALQYAELLKKNLTLLMST; encoded by the coding sequence ATGGCTAAAGAAAAATTTTTCGCCGTACATGACAAACTTACCGAACACGCTCAAATGACGCCCGGTGCCATTGCCGTTATCTGCGCAGACAAGGAATTTTCGTACAAGGAACTTGACCAGGAATCAGATTATTTGGCTGCATCGCTTTTCGCCCTGATTCCAGAAATCAGACAAGGGGATTTCATCACTCTTGTATTGGACAGGTCTTTCTCTATTCATATCGCCATCATGGGCGTTTTAAAAACGGGTGCGGCCTTTATCCCGCTTACACTCGACACGCCTCCTGAAAGAATTGCATACAGCATCAACGATTCCAAATCGAAAGCCATCATTACAACCGAAAAAATCAAGGCGGAACTTCTAGAAACAAACAAATGCGCTTGCAAAATTTTCACGCTAGAAGAACTCCTTGCCAAAGCGAAAAAAGAACATTTAAAAAAACAAGTTGTTCATGTAAGCCCCGATGACATGGCAATGTGCATTTACACCTCAGGTTCTACAGGAAATCCCAAAGGGGTCACGCTTAACCACAGGGCCATTTACGAAGAATTCTTTCCAGAACAATGGATCGCCATTGCCCAATATCAAATTCATCGATTGGCCGACATATCCCCATTCACGTTCATCCTTTTTTATACAGGATTTTTTTATTGCATTTATGCAGGCGCCCTATTTTACCTTAACAAAGAAAATGAGCTTAAAGATTTAACAAAATTTTCAGAACAGATCAAGAAGTATCAACTGGATTCCGTAATTGGAATACCTTCATTCATAGAAATTCTACTTTCTGCGGCTGACAAAGAAAAATTTGAAAGCATTATTGGCCTTTACATGGGCGGAGAGCCGCTCTCTCCGGAGCACGCCACGAAAATCTTCAGCAAACTCCCTACCGTAAAAATCATCAATGGGTACGGTACGACAGAAACTTGCTCCATGGCTGTGTGCAAGGTATTGCAAAATACAACAAGTTCCTTCACAAATGGAATTCCATACCAGACAAAAGTCTTCATCGTAGATGAAGAGGGAAACGAACTTGGACCAAACCAGAAAGGCGAACTTTTAATACAAGGCAAGACTCTTTCTTGCGGATACTTGAATCGCCCCGATGATACGGCAAAAAGCTTTATAGAATACAGAGGCGAAAGGACATACAAATCTGGGGATCTTGCCTATAGGACTGATAGCGGAGAAATCGTAATCTGCGGTCGAACCGACGATATGGTAAAGTTAAACGGACAGCGAATTGAGCTCCAAGAAATAGAACAATCTATCTTAAAAATTGAAGCCATTAAACAAGCTACCGTTATTTTAAAGACAACCGAAAAAGAGAATTTCCTTGTCGCATTCATTGTTGCAGACTCAGACATATCTACAAAGGCTATCAAGGAAGAACTATCAAGGTTTCTTCCACCTTATATGATTCCTTCGGTTTTTGTAACGCTTGACAAGATGCCCTTAAATAAACACGGGAAAATTGACAAGAAAAGCCTTAAAACAATGGACATTTCGTTTAAGCATTTAAATGAAGATTCTTCAGAAATCAGCATCGAAAACATCTTATGTTCTGCGGTCAAAAAAGTTCTTGATCTAAAAAAAGACCCCACTAAAGAGGATAATTTCTTTGAGCTAGGCGGATCCTCTATATCAGCAGTCGAACTAATCATCGAAATTGAAAAGCATCATTTAACGCTGACGGTTTCAGATATCTACTACAGAAAGACAATCGATCGAATTGCAAAAAAAATACAATCAAACAAGAACACAGATGACAATGAAAAATATGAAGAACAATGCCGAAAAAAAACATTCAACATAAAGGCTGAGCAAGATTTTTTCCTATCTGAAGAAGAACAAAAATCCGGCAGTAATTACGTTTACAACTTTTCGTACGTTGTCACACTCGGAAATCAATACGATGAAAAAAAAATATGCGAAGCCGTTGACAAGACCCTTCAAAAGCATCCGATGATGATGTCTATTTTTTCGAAAGATGAAACGGGAAAATATTCCGTCTCATACCGCCCTGAATTGATAAAAAAAACAGAATTGTGGCACACCTCCGAAAAAGAATTCAACAAGTTTAAAGAAAAGCCGGAGCGCCCATTCAATTTATTCGGAGAACATCTGTATAGAACCAAAGTCATTGTAACAGAGAAAAACAAGTACCTCTTTATAGAAGTTCATCATTCCCTGGGAGACTATTATTCGTGTTTTATATTCTCCGTCCAGATATTCAACGAATATTACCAAGAAAAATCAGGAGAAGACTTTTATTACTCGTACTTACAAGACCTAGAAAACACCAAGAAGTCCACAAAATATGCTGAGGCAAAAAGATATTACGAATCCCTAAAGGGCGATTCCAAGTGGTGCTGCGTACTTGAATATGACCATACAAAATCTTTCGGAAAAAGTGCTTATTTGGATTACGATTTAGGAATCTCCCTAGATCAAATGAACCAAGCCGAAAAAAGACGTTCTACATCCAGGAATGAACTTTCTATTGCGGCGGCAATACTTGCCCTCTCCGAGATGGCGGGAAAAAAGAAAATCTGCTACACCTGGACTTACGACAACCGAAAAGAAGGCAAGTACCTCGAAACCATTGGCAGTTTCGAAGAAAATCTACCCATCTTTATCGATCTTGAAAAAACGGATTCTCCCTCAAAAGTTCTTTCCGAGATTTCAGAACAAATCCTAAAGGGCATTTTCTATTCGGAATGCCTAGGTGATATTTTCTACAATGACGAACTGGACACATACACCTTGGAAATCATCTATCAAAAACAAGTCCATGAAAACACCATGCTGAACCTGATTCCGCCGGAGGTTCAAATCGAAGAAGTGGGTTTGAACCGCAATGCGGCAATGCCTTTCGAAATAGAGGTACGCGAAAGCCCTTCGGGACTATCCCTGTTTATCGAGTATGCGGAAAATCTATACACTCCAAAACAGGCGTTACAATATGCAGAACTGTTAAAAAAGAATTTGACCCTTTTGATGAGCACCTAG